In Mycolicibacterium nivoides, the DNA window GCCGCCCTGTTCGAGGCCGAAGTTCCAGCCCGAGAAATCGCCGGAGATCACGTAGCTGACGCCGAGGCCGGCCAACAGCAGCCACCCCGCGCTTCCGGATTTGAGCTGACGTTTCTTCAGATAGTCAGCGCTCTCCAGGTGTTCTTCCACACCCGCCATTTCAAACTCCTTCATTGACAACGGTTTCGTATGTCTCGTTATGTGATGCCGTCAGCTGATGACGGTCTTGCAGGCGGCGGCCCACCTCTAACCCGGCAACACCGCCGGGCCGACGCCAGATCTCCGGCGGGGCAACCTTCCAAAGGTATGAAACTCAACCTTTAATCGAAGATTATTGCCCCACTATGCGGCGGTGTCTACCCCAACGGCGAATTTCGTTGTCAATAGTTGGGTTTGAGTGGCACTCCGACCACGATCCGCGCCGCATTGTGGCCGAGTACGCGGCGCGCCCCAGCGTCGGATCCTTCACCAGAAGACAGCTCGGGCAACGGATCTGACAATTTGGCGTGCTGCACGCACACCTCGCCGGCGGCTCCGACACCCACCCCGACATTTAGCGGCGATCTGAGTGCCGCGCGGCGCGCCAGTTCCGCCGCCGCCACCCCG includes these proteins:
- a CDS encoding glycerol dehydratase reactivase beta/small subunit family protein; translation: MIERDVLAGIEEEGVPYLLVPSDAGVAAAELARRAALRSPLNVGVGVGAAGEVCVQHAKLSDPLPELSSGEGSDAGARRVLGHNAARIVVGVPLKPNY